A genomic region of Kineococcus endophyticus contains the following coding sequences:
- a CDS encoding Dabb family protein: MPHDANPLTALLAEVGVEEFTARDFRPGVVRHVVLFRYRDDVTPAQEEEVLQRFRALATSPRPDGRPYVVSIEAGAQTSGEGAGGGFEHGIVVTFASEGDRNYYVGTPVVDDPAFADPAHAAFKEFVGPLLADGGVLVFDVAG, encoded by the coding sequence GTGCCCCACGACGCGAACCCCCTGACCGCTCTGCTCGCCGAGGTCGGCGTGGAGGAGTTCACCGCCCGCGACTTCCGGCCCGGTGTGGTCCGCCACGTCGTGCTGTTCCGCTACCGCGACGACGTCACGCCGGCGCAGGAGGAGGAGGTGCTGCAGCGCTTCCGGGCGCTGGCGACGAGCCCGCGGCCTGACGGCCGGCCCTACGTCGTCTCGATCGAGGCCGGGGCCCAGACGAGCGGCGAGGGCGCCGGGGGAGGGTTCGAGCACGGGATCGTCGTGACCTTCGCCTCCGAGGGCGACCGGAACTACTACGTCGGGACCCCGGTCGTGGACGATCCCGCCTTCGCGGACCCGGCGCACGCCGCGTTCAAGGAGTTCGTCGGCCCGTTGCTGGCCGACGGTGGGGTGCTCGTGTTCGACGTCGCGGGGTGA
- a CDS encoding LacI family DNA-binding transcriptional regulator — MATVKEVAQRAGVSLGTVSNVLNRPEVVSEALRTRVQDAIAELGFVRNESARQLRAGVSRTIAMVVLDVANPFFTDVIAGAEELAERHDALVVMCNSANSADREARHLRRLDQQRVLGVLLTPVHDAPSSALSEVRDHGTPVVLVDRGAASATGQASVAVDDVLGGRLAGEHLVGAGHRDIAYVGVAAPLRQVQERLRGVREAVGGAGTVHVVDATGLSVRAGSQAAAQILAGPEQDRPTAVFCANDLLALGVLNECVRRGVRVPDELAVVGYDDIGFAATATVPLTSVRQPRELLGRTAVELLLAQVEGRAAQQIVFEPELVVRRSTGRRARA, encoded by the coding sequence ATGGCCACGGTCAAGGAGGTCGCGCAGCGCGCGGGGGTGTCCCTGGGGACGGTGAGCAACGTGCTCAACCGGCCCGAGGTGGTCTCCGAGGCGCTGCGGACCCGGGTCCAGGACGCCATCGCCGAGCTGGGCTTCGTCCGCAACGAGTCCGCGCGGCAGTTGCGGGCCGGCGTCAGCCGGACCATCGCGATGGTCGTCCTCGACGTCGCGAACCCCTTCTTCACCGACGTCATCGCCGGGGCGGAGGAACTCGCCGAACGCCACGACGCGCTCGTCGTCATGTGCAACAGCGCCAACTCCGCCGACCGGGAGGCCCGGCACCTGCGGCGCCTGGACCAGCAGCGCGTCCTCGGCGTCCTGCTGACCCCCGTCCACGACGCGCCGAGCTCCGCGCTGTCGGAGGTGCGCGACCACGGCACGCCCGTCGTCCTCGTCGACCGGGGCGCCGCGAGCGCCACCGGGCAGGCCTCGGTGGCCGTCGACGACGTCCTCGGCGGCCGGCTGGCGGGGGAGCACCTCGTGGGCGCCGGGCACCGGGACATCGCGTACGTCGGCGTCGCCGCCCCGCTGCGGCAGGTCCAGGAGCGGTTGCGCGGTGTGCGGGAGGCCGTCGGCGGCGCGGGCACCGTCCACGTCGTCGACGCGACGGGGCTGTCGGTGCGCGCGGGTTCGCAGGCCGCGGCGCAGATCCTCGCCGGACCGGAGCAGGACCGTCCCACCGCGGTGTTCTGCGCCAACGACCTCCTCGCGCTGGGGGTCCTCAACGAGTGCGTCCGCCGCGGGGTGCGGGTGCCGGACGAACTCGCCGTCGTCGGGTACGACGACATCGGGTTCGCCGCCACCGCGACGGTGCCCCTGACGTCGGTGCGCCAACCCCGGGAACTGCTGGGGCGCACCGCGGTGGAACTGCTGCTGGCCCAGGTCGAGGGCCGCGCCGCGCAGCAGATCGTCTTCGAACCCGAACTCGTCGTGCGGCGCTCGACGGGGCGACGGGCCCGCGCGTGA